CTCAAGCACTTTTAGATTCTATTGAAGTTACAGATGAAGATGTAAACAGACAATTGGAACAAGTTATTGCTTATTATACATCTCAGTATGGTTCGCAAGAAAGATTAGAAGAAGCTTATGGAATGAGTGTTGAAAAAATTAAACGCGAAATGAAAGATGATACAAAAAAGAATCTGATGGCAGAAATGTTAAAAGGTCAAAAATTTGCACAAGTTGATGTTACGCGCAGAGAAGTTCAAGAATTTTTTGAAACATATCAAGATTCTTTAGGATTAATTGCAGAAAAATTTGAAATTGCTCATATTTTTATCAATCCAAAATCATCAGATAAATTAAAAAAGAAAGCAAGAGATTTTGCACAAGCTTTAAGAGATTCAATTAGTAAGGGTGCAAATTTTGAAGAACTTGCAAAGAAAAATTCGGATGATCCCGGAAGTGCAAAAGCCGGCGGTGATTTAGGATTTGTGAAACGAGGCGTATTTTATCCCGAGTTTGAATCAGCTGCATTTGCATTAAAGGAAGGAGAACTTTCAAATATTGTTGAGTCTCCGGTTGGATTTCATATAATTGAACTAATTGAAAAACGTGGTGAATCGATAAGAGCACGACATATTCTAATCAAACCTAAAAGTGATGATGCTGCTGATATAAAAGCAATTGAAGAACTTACTGATTTACGAGATAGTATTTTAAGTAATAAAAATACTTTTGATTACTATGCAGCGAAATTTAGTAACGATAAAGAAACTGCAAAATTTGGCGGAGTTCTTGGAACTTTTGAAGCTGGCCAACTTGAAAAACCTTTGCTAGATCAAGTATATAAACTTCATGAAGGCGAAATTAGTTTTCCAAAAAGATTAGAAATCAGCGGAAATGAGTATGGATTTCACATAATAAAATTAATTAAGAGAATTCCTGAACACAAACCAAATTTAGAAACAGATTATAATGAAATTAAAAAAATTACGGAATTTAGAAAAAGGGAAAAATTAAATAAAGAATGGATTGACGAAATTAAAGAAAAAGTTTTCTTGGAAGTTAGGATTTAATATTGAATACAAAAATAATTTCAGATGATGTTGAATTAGTACAAGAGCTTCAAACTTCGGTTAAAGAAATTAAATCAGAAGTAGCAAAAGTAATTATTGGTCAAAACGAAATAATTGACAATCTATTAACTTCACTTTTTTCAAAAGGACATTGTTTACTTGTCGGTGTTCCCGGCTTAGCAAAAACTCTTCTCATCAAAACAATTTCACAAGTTTTGGATTTGCAATTCAGCAGAATACAATTTACTCCGGATTTAATGCCAAGCGATATTACAGGAACGGAAATTCTTGAAGAAGATCAATCAACAAAAAAAAGAGAATTCAAATTTATTAAGGGACCAATTTTTGCAAATATAATTTTAGCTGATGAAATTAATAGAACACCACCCAAAACTCAATCTGCATTATTGGAAGCAATGCAAGAAAATAATGTAACTGCTGCCGGTCGCAAATATATTTTACCAAATCCGTTTTTTGTTCTGGCAACACAAAATCCAATTGAACAAGAAGGAACTTATCCTTTGCCGGAAGCTCAATTAGACAGATTTATGTTTAATTTGTGGCTTGATTATCCGAGTTTTGAAGAAGAAGTAAATATCATAAAACAAACAACTAGCGGAAATGAAATAATTCTAAATAAAAAAATTGATAATGAAGAAATTTTAACATTTCAAAATTTAGTAAGAAGGGTTCCAGTTGCTGATAATGTAATTCAATACGCAGTTAATATTGTAAAAAGTTCAAGACCGAATGAAAACAATAAAGAATTAAAAAACTTAATTAGCTGGGGAGCAGGACCAAGAGCTTCGCAGTATTTAATTTTAGCGGCAAAAACTTATTCAATTTTTGATGGAAGATTTACTCCGGATATTGATGATGTAAAAAGAGCACTTCTTCCGGTTTTACGACATAGAATAATTCCAAGTTTTAATGCAGAAGCCGAAGGAATTTCTTCTGTTGAAATTATTGAAAAATTGCTAAATCATAAAACTCTAATTTAGAATTCTACTTATGAAATTTTTTAAGAAAGTAAAAATATTCAATACGGCATTATACTTTCTTAATATAATACTTTCTTTTAGCTGTACCGATATTGAAGAAAATAACCCGCCACAAAATTTTATTGAAACGAATATAGAGTTTGACAAATTTGGCTTTCCAATTGATTCATTTTACGTTGTAAAAGGTGAAGTTAAAAGAAATCAAATTTTAGCAGATATTTTACATCCAAACAATGTTTCACTGGAAAGAATCAATGAAATTTATGCTAGAGCAAAATCATATTTTGATTTTAAGAAAATTAGGCCAGGGAATAAATATAGATTTTATTTAAACCAAGATTCAGTTACATCACTTAATTCATTTGTTTATGAAATTAATCCAATCGAATTTTTGATTATTAATTTGCAAGATTCTATTTCAATGAATTATGTTAAGCGCGAAACTGAAATTGTTGAGAAAACAATTTCCGGTGTAGTAAATTATTCACTTTATCAAACTTTTTCCGATTTGAATTTATCACCAATGTTGGCGATAAAACTTGCAGAAATTTTTGCATGGCAGATTGATTTTTACACAA
The nucleotide sequence above comes from Ignavibacteriota bacterium. Encoded proteins:
- a CDS encoding peptidylprolyl isomerase, whose product is MKKITIVIALFVTINLNAQDVVDKIAAVIGDEIILNSELEFQLAMYAAQRKMDPQNPELKKILLNKMIEDKLLYAQALLDSIEVTDEDVNRQLEQVIAYYTSQYGSQERLEEAYGMSVEKIKREMKDDTKKNLMAEMLKGQKFAQVDVTRREVQEFFETYQDSLGLIAEKFEIAHIFINPKSSDKLKKKARDFAQALRDSISKGANFEELAKKNSDDPGSAKAGGDLGFVKRGVFYPEFESAAFALKEGELSNIVESPVGFHIIELIEKRGESIRARHILIKPKSDDAADIKAIEELTDLRDSILSNKNTFDYYAAKFSNDKETAKFGGVLGTFEAGQLEKPLLDQVYKLHEGEISFPKRLEISGNEYGFHIIKLIKRIPEHKPNLETDYNEIKKITEFRKREKLNKEWIDEIKEKVFLEVRI
- a CDS encoding MoxR family ATPase, whose protein sequence is MNTKIISDDVELVQELQTSVKEIKSEVAKVIIGQNEIIDNLLTSLFSKGHCLLVGVPGLAKTLLIKTISQVLDLQFSRIQFTPDLMPSDITGTEILEEDQSTKKREFKFIKGPIFANIILADEINRTPPKTQSALLEAMQENNVTAAGRKYILPNPFFVLATQNPIEQEGTYPLPEAQLDRFMFNLWLDYPSFEEEVNIIKQTTSGNEIILNKKIDNEEILTFQNLVRRVPVADNVIQYAVNIVKSSRPNENNKELKNLISWGAGPRASQYLILAAKTYSIFDGRFTPDIDDVKRALLPVLRHRIIPSFNAEAEGISSVEIIEKLLNHKTLI